The Stackebrandtia nassauensis DSM 44728 genome includes the window GCCGATGCTGGCCGCGACCTGGAGCAGCATCGGTTGCTGCCCGGCGTCCAGCCGCCCCACCAGGTACGACAGCACGAAGATGCTGCACAACAGCGCGGGTGGCCACGCCGCGGACGGGTTGCCACCCGCGGTCTCCACGACCGTCCAGGCGCCCAGCGCGACGACGGTAAGCAGCGCGGCGATGGGCACGGTGCGCCGCAGCCGCAACGCCACCCCGACCCCCAGCGCGGCGGCGATGGGCGGCCACGGACCGATCTCGCCGTAACCGCCGAGACCCCCCAGCAGCATCGGCGGCAGCACGAAGAACATGCACAGGCCCCACCAGGCGGCGTCGTAGAGCAGGGCCTGTCGCGGTGTCGGCGCCGCGGCCGGAACCCGCGGTGACCACACCGCCCGAATCCAGCCCGGTATTCTCACGGCTTCGACGGTACCGGCCGCAGGTCAGCGCCGGTATGGACGAAAGTAAATCCGCGGCTGCTCCCTGGGGATGAAGTCGGTTCGCAGGCCAAGGGTGGTGTGACATCGTCACTCGTCAACGTGCTTTAGTCAACGGGTGGGGAGCCTCCAGTCCAGAATCGATCGCGTAGCCGATTTCGTCACCCGACCGTCCAATTTCGGCACCGCCGTCGACGCGTTCATCGCCGTGGTGCTGCTGGGGTTGAACCTGGCCTCGGTGGGCGAGGGCCCGGGCCGGGCCGTGGACTGGGCGATCATGCCGCTGATCGCAGTGGTGTGTCTCGTGGTGCCGGTGCGGCGCTGGTTCCCGGTGATCGCGGTCTTCGTCGCCTGCACCGGTTTCGGAACGCTGCTGGCACTGGGTTACCTGCCCAGCTGGGCCAGCGTTCCGGTGCTGATGACGCTGTACTCGGCCACCACGATGGGGGAACGCTGGCTGGCGGGCACCGCGCTGTTGGCGGTGCTGGCGGGGGCGGCGGCCTGGGTGCCCACCGACGACCGGCTGGTGGTGCGTTCGATCTTCGTGGCCACCTGGGCGGCGCTGGGCATCGGCGCGATCCTGATCGGCGAGGTGGTGCGGGCCCGGGGGCGGGTGGTCGCCGAACACGCCGAACGCGTCGCCAACGCGCAGCTGGCGGCGGAACGGCTGCGCATCGCCCGGGAGCTGCACGACGTGCTGGGGCACAGCATGACCGCGATCGCGGTCCAGTCGGCCGCCGCGCTGCACCTGCTGGGCGACGCCAAACCCGAGGTGTGGCAGACGGTCGGGGCGATCCGCGACACCAGCGTCTCGGCGATGAGCCTCGTGAAGTCCACCATCGACACCTTGCAGGCGCCGGTGGGACACGAGACCGGCGAATCATTGTCCACATTGCCGCAGCTACTGGAGGCGGTGCGGCAGACCGGTTTGCCGGTCAAGGCCACCGGCTCGGCCGGTGAGCTGCCCCCCGAGGTCGACCACGCCGGGTACCGCATCGTCCAGGAATCGCTGACCAACGTGCTGCGCCACGCCGGACCCGACGTGACGGTATCGTTGCGGCTCGTACGTGACGAATCCGGACTGGACATCGAAGTGATAGACGACGGCGAGGGCGGCGAGGCCGCCGAGGGACGGGGGCTGCGCGGCATGCGCGCCCGCGCCGAAGCCCTGGGCGGCAGCCTGACCACCGGCCCCGGCGACAACGGCGGCTTCAAGGTCACGGCGCACCTGCCGGTGGTCCAGCCGTGATCCGGGTGGCGCTGGCCGAGGACCAGGAACTGGTGCGCACCGGCTTCAAGCTGCTGCTGGACTCCGAGGACGACATCGTCGTCGTGGGCGAGGCGGCCAACGGCGGCGCGGCGGTCGCGCTGGCCCGCGAGGAGAAACCCGACGTCCTGCTGATGGACATCCAGATGCCATTGGTCGACGGCCTCACCGCGACGAAACTCATCGTCGGGGACCCGGACCTCGACGGGGTGCGGGTCGTCATGCTGACCACGTTCGCGGCCGACGCGAAACTGTTCGCCGCCCTGCGCGCGGGGGCGAGCGGGTACCTCGTCAAGGACGCGGAACCGCACGAACTGCTGCACGGCGTCCGCGTGGTGGCGCGGGGCGACGGGCTGCTGTCGGCGTCGGTGACCAGGCGGGTGATCGAGTCGTTCGCCGACACCACGGCCACCGACGCCCCCGACATCGACGGCCTCACCGACCGCGAGACCGAGGTTCTGGGGCTGGTGGCGCGCGGCCTGTCGAACGCCGAGATTGCGGGACGGCTGAGCATGTCCCCGGCGACGGCGAAGACGCACGTCAACCGCACGATGACGAAGCTCGGGGCCCGGGACCGGGCGCAGCTGGTGATCTTCGCGTACGAGACCGGCCTGGTGGTGCCGACCCCGCGCTGAGCTGATGGTCGTACCGCGCGCTGAGCCGAGGCCGAGGCGCGCGATGGCGCGCCGAGCGGGGGCGGCGCCGCTGAGCTGAGGGCTCGGCGGGCGCCGGATGGCCTGGCGCCGCGACAATCCGACGGCCGTACCACGATCGTGGTACCCGGCTTCGGCGATCGTGGTAGCCGCGATTTCGTTCTGCGGCACGACGGTCCGCGAGCTGGAGCGGCCGACGATTGGCTCATGATCGAGTTGTGGCGGCGCTGGCCGCACTGGACACCAGCAGCGGCACTTGCCGGTTCGGTACTCACGACGCTGACCGGCGTCTACTGGGGACTGGGCGGTGAGCTGGGGATACCGTTCAGCGACTGCGTTGTCGGCTGGCTCATCGTCGGCGTGGGAGCGTTTGGTGTCGTCGCCGTGGTCAGCCGAAACGCGTGGCTGTGCTGGCTGGCCGTCGTTTTGTTGCTGGCCAGCGTCTTCGGGCTGGTCATGGACCTGGTGATGCTGCTCGGCGTCGGACAAGTCGACGACTCGTGGGGCTTCGCCGCCAAACTGATCCGCGCCACGACACTGATCCTGCTGACCGGCGCGGCACTGTCGTTTCACCACGCGGCCAAGGGCGTCTGCCGTCGCTGCGGCTTCGACCACGCCGATCGCACGCCCCGCGCCCTACGCTTCCCCGAACCCAGCCAAGCCCCGACCGGAGTTCGCTGGACGGCCTACGCCGGAGCAGCCGCGTTCCTGCCCTACATCGGCTGCAAAGCCGCGTGGGCCCTCGGCATCAAGCTCGGCGGCTGGGAAGGCCCCGATCTGGTTGGGGTGGGCGGATTCCAGGGGCTGCTGGCCCGCATCGGCCTGGATCTCACTGCCGTCCTCGGCGCACTCGCGGTTTTCCTGGTCATCGCGCTGACCCGCCCGTGGAGCCAACGCTGGCCCCGCTGGACCCTCGCGCTGGCCGGACGGCGAGTGCCGCGCTGGCTACCGCTGACCCCCGCGTTCCTGGGCGCGAGCACCCTAGCTCCGTACGGGCTGATCGGCGCAGTAGCTCTGTTTTTCGCTCCGTCAGCCAGCGACGGTTCGCCCGGCTGGTTCGCCTTCGTCGGCATGCTCGCCTTCGGCGTGCCCGGCATCGCCATGGCCGTCACCGGCTGGTCCTACCTGCGCCGCACCCGACCACGCTGCGAGCCGACCGATGCCGCCCACGTCAGTAGTGAACCCGCGCCTGCACAGCCCGATGGTCCGAGTAGTTGAGCTTCCCGTCGTCCTTGCCCTCGAACTTCAGCGCGGCGGCGTCGCCCTCATCGAAAGTCGGCGAGCGAACCCCGTCGATGACCGGCATCTTGCCCGCACCCGTCTTGGCCATCAGGAAGTCGATCCGGCTCTTACCCCCGACGGTCCAGTTGCTGGCCCGGCACTTGTTCGGGTCACTGGCCGCCGCACAGGCCGCGTAAACCGCGTCGCGGAAACCGTACCCGCCCTTGAGATCGCCGTTCATCGCCTTGTACCAGGAGCGGAAGTCCGTGCCGCCGTTGCTACCGGCGTCGGTGTAGTTCATGTCGCCGCCGAGGATCAGCTGGTCGGCACCGTACCCGTCCTCGGTCATCTCCTTCGCGGTCTCCTTGGCGTTGACGTCGGCGCACGGCGGTCCGTCGCTGGCCGCTGTGGGCCAGTGGACCGAAGCGGCCGTGACGGTCTTGTTCGCCAGCTTGTCGCGCAGCTTGATCTTGACGCCCCGGGTGCGGTCCTGGTCGCTGTTGCGGCACGAGCCGCTGGACTTCGACTGCGCCAGCCAGGTGTTGTTGTCGGTCTTGACCTTCTCGAACCGGTCGACCCGGAAAATGATCCCGTTGGTCTGGTAACCCTTCTGCGGGGCGCATTTCTGCGGTCCCTTGCCCGGGTTGTTCTGGGCCAGGATGCCGTCGTAGTTCTGCCCGAACTCCTTCTCCATCCGGGCGATCAGGTACTGAAGATCGCCGCGCTGGTCACCGGAGCCGCTGAGCTGCTGGATCAGGTACAGGTCGGGGGCCGCGTCCTGCGTCTTCATGTAGTAGACAAGGTCCTGCCAGTCGCCGGGACAGGTGTCGCCCGCCTCGGGCAGGTTCTCGACGTTGGCGTCGTACACCTGCAGGAACGACGGATCGTCGTTGGCGGACGCGACACCGTCGTCGGCGAAGGCCAGCGGCGTGAACGCCAGACCGGTCGCCAGCGCCACCGCGCCGAGCGCGATCCGCCAGCCGAGCTTCCTGCTCATCGAGATCCTCGTGGTGTGAAGGGACGATCACCACCGAGGATGCCCAAGTGATCAACAAAACCTCCACAGCCGCAGGTCGGCGGCTGTGGAGGAATGCGGTTCAACGGCGGACGACGTACTTCAGGTGGGTCGCGCGCTTTCCCTGCACCACAACGGGGTCGTCGAAACGGTGCGGGGCGTTCTTCAGGTTCGCGAAGTACGGGATGCCCTCACCCAGCAGCACCGGGACCTGGCTGACGTGCACCTCGTCCACGAGTCCAAGGTCGAGGGCCTGGGCGGAGATGCTGGCGCTCGCGATGACGACATCCTCGTCACCGGCGATCCGTTTGGCCGCAGCGATCGCCGCTTCCACGCCGTCGGTGAACGTCGTGTTGGGCCACTTGCCGGTGTCGGCGGGCGGCTGGTGGGTCACGACCACGACCGGGGCACCGACGGGGTGGCTGTCGCCCCAGCCGTCGGTCAGGTCGAAGAGGCGGCGTCCGGTGACCAGTGCGCCGGTGCTTCCCGTGAACTCGCGCAGCAGCTCGGCGCTGTTGGAGTCCACGGCGAACTCGACGTCCTCGTTGGCGCTGTCAACCGACTCCTCACCCGCGCCGTACCACTCGAAAAGCTCGTCGATGCCGTCGTTCGGGTCGGCGATGTATCCATCCAGCGACATGGTCATGTGCGTGTAAACCTTGGCCATTGCCATCTCCTCAGTGAAATCTGTTGTCACCAATAGAGACGGGGCCCGGCGGCGAAACTCATCGCCGCGCGAGGGGTCTGTTTTCAGCGGGACGATTCCGGCTTGGGCGCAGCAGGACGACCCCGGCGTCCTCGGGTGAGGAGACCGGGGTTCGTCCGACGGTCTACTGCGCCGCTGCTCCGGCGGTACGGGAGCGGTGCATGGACAGCACGTACTCGACCAGGTTGATCAGCACGCTCTTGGTCGACTCGCGCTGCCTGGCGTCACACGGCACGATCGGCGTCTGCGGGGCGACTGCCAGTGCCTCGCGGACGTCCTCGATGTCGTGGAAGAGCTTGCCGTCGAACTGGTTGACGGCGATCAGGTACGGAAGCCGCCGGTGTTCGAAGAAGTCGATGGCGGCGAAGCTGTCGGCCAGCCGCCGGGTGTCGACCAGGACGATGGCGCCGATGGCACCGCGCACCAGTTCGTCCCACATGAACCAGAACCGGGTCTGGCCGGGGGTACCGAACAGATACAGGATCAGGTCGTTGTCGATCGTGATACGGCCGAAGTCCATCGCGACAGTGGTGGTGTTCTTGTCGGACACCAGCTGGTTGTCGTCCACCTTTTCCGCGGCCGAGGTCATGATGGCCTCGGTCGTCAGCGGGGTGATCTCGGAGACCGATCCCACCAGGGTGGTCTTGCCGACGCCGAAGCCCCCGGCAATGACGATCTTCGCCGAGGTAACCCGTCCGTTCGTAGGGCGGTCAGCCACGTTCACAGCCTCCGAAGTCCACTAAGTACGCGTTCGAGCAGTTCGGTGCCCACGGCATCCTCACCGCTTTCCGAAATTCCGGCCGGTTCGTGTACCGCCAGCAGTCCGTCGGCGGCCATGTCGGCCACCAGGACTCTAGCGACGCCGAGAGGCATCTGCATCCGGGCGGCTATCTCCGCCATCGACTGCAGCCCGACTCCACACAAACCGGCGATTGTCTGTTGCTCTTGACCCGCGAGGAAACCGCCGGAGCGGCCCCGAGCGGTGGTTTCGACAAGGGCTTCCATTGCGATGTCCAGCCGGGGCCGGGTTCGACCACGGGTCACCGCGTATGGGCGCACCAGTGCGCCCGTACCGACCGAGTCGTCACGATCGAGAACCATCGTTACTCCCTACACTGGCGTCCACAAGGAACTACCAGTACTCCGGCATCAACAGCCACATGCCTTCTTACATTCCTATATGTACTTTGTTGTGTCATGGTGGCGCCAACCACAAGGACTCTACCGTGCCGCGATTACTTGCGCACTCCCTCATTCGTCCCACCACGCTTCTCCGGGGTCAACGCCTGGCCGACGCGGTCGACCAACAGCGCCATCTCGTACCCGACCTGCCCGACGTCGCAGGTCCGCGACGCGAGGACGGCGAACGATGACCCGTCACTAATGGACATCAGGAAGAGGAATCCGTTGTCCATCTCGACGACTGTCTGCAGCACCGCGCCACCCTCGAAGCATCGCGAGGCGCCCTGCGCCAAGCTGACCATGCCGGAGGCGACGGCGGCGAGCTGATCGGCGCGGTCCCGGGGCAGGTTGCGGGAGGCCGCCATCAGGAGCCCGTCGGCGGACACAGCGACGGCGTGGGCCACGCCGGGCACCCGCTCGGCGAATCCGGCCAGCAACCAGCCGAGATCCTGAACGCCGGTCTGAGTTGTCATCAAGACTCCTTACCTGCCATCGGTCGTCGGGCCTTCCCAAAAACATCAGGTACGTAAATATTCCCGTACATCATCGCGCATCGCCTCCGCGGCCGCGTTGGACGCCTCGGTGGTACGCCGAAAGGAGGCCGCGGACGCCCTCGGGGTCGCGTCTCGGGCGCGGGACCTCGGGTTCGGCCTCGGGACTTTCCACCGAACCGGGGACCAGTCGTTCCATGGGGCGGCGCTTGGGCAGCCCGGCGTTGGTGGACTCCTGAGCGGGCTTGGCGCTCACCTCGGCCGCCGTCTGCCAACCGGAGTCGGCCGCTGTGTGCCACAGGGCGTTCTCGGCGGGCGGCTCGGTGGCGGGGGTGCCGCGCTGGGGCAGACCGCTGGTGGCGGCCGGTTCCGGGGCCGGGGTGGGCTCGGGAGCGGGGGCTGGCTTGGCCTTGGGGGCGGGCTTGGCCTTGGGGGTGTCCGACGGCCGCTGCCGCTTGGGCATCCCGCCGTCGCCCGCGTTCTTGGCCTTGGGCGAGGGCGAGGGCGAGGGCTTCTTCGGGAACTGCGGCGGCGGCGGTGGATCCTCGTGCGCCGGTCGCGGTGCGGGGGTACTCGACTTGAACCACGCCGACTCGACCTCGCGGAAGATCGGCAGTTCCATCGTCTCGTCGATCTCGGGGGTCCGGTCGGAGGCCGCGACGGGTTCGGTGGTCGGGGTGCCACCGGCCGCTGGCCACGCGGGGGGTGCCTGGCCGTCGTCGGTGGGCACCTCGCCCAGCGGCGCCGCGTCCAGCCGGATCGTCGGCAGCGCCACCGACATCGGGTCGTCGGGGACCTCGGCGACGATCTCGCCGGTGACCTCCATGAGCTTGCGCCGGGGCAGGTTGTCGGTGTCGGAGTCGCCGGGGTGGAAGGCGACACCGGCGGGGCTGGAGCCGTTGCTGCCGTTGCCGTCGAAGGCCGCCGGATCGAATTCCTTGTGCCCGTTGCTGCCGGGCGAGAACGGCTCGACCTGCTCGGGTTCGGGCAGGTTGAGCGGCTCGAACAGGCCACGCGGGGCGTCGGTCCCGGCGCTGGCGGGCGGCTCGGTGGTCGCCGACGGGGCGGGCGAACCGTTGGAGCGCGGCGTCGGCGACGGCGGCAGCGAGGAACGGCTGCCACCCCGGCGGGCGGAGTCGGTCAACAGCTCCGGCGGCAGGGTCACCTCGGCGACGGTGCCGCGGCCCTGCTCGCCCGACAGGGTCACCTTGATGTTGTGGCGCTGCGCCAAGCGCGCGACCACGACCAGGCCCATCAGGCGCGACGCCGAGATGTCCACCTCGGCGCGCTCGGCCAGCTGCCGGTTGAGCTCGTCCATCTGCTTCTGGGACATGCCGATGCCGCGGTCGATGATGCGCACCACGATCTCGTCGCGGACCTGCCGCGCCTCGGCGACGACGGCGGAGTCGGGCGGCGAGTAGCCGGTGGCGTTGTCCAGCAGCTCGGCGATCAGGTGGACGATGTCGTTGATGGCCCCGGCCTGGACCTCGCGGTCGGCCAGGATGGTGCCGAACTCGATGCGGGTGTAGCTGAGCACCTCGGACTGGGCGGCGCGCAGCACGTCGCCGATCTGGGCCGGGTCGCGCTCGACGCGGGTGGAGTCGGCACCGGCGAGCACCAGCAGGTTC containing:
- a CDS encoding sensor histidine kinase encodes the protein MGSLQSRIDRVADFVTRPSNFGTAVDAFIAVVLLGLNLASVGEGPGRAVDWAIMPLIAVVCLVVPVRRWFPVIAVFVACTGFGTLLALGYLPSWASVPVLMTLYSATTMGERWLAGTALLAVLAGAAAWVPTDDRLVVRSIFVATWAALGIGAILIGEVVRARGRVVAEHAERVANAQLAAERLRIARELHDVLGHSMTAIAVQSAAALHLLGDAKPEVWQTVGAIRDTSVSAMSLVKSTIDTLQAPVGHETGESLSTLPQLLEAVRQTGLPVKATGSAGELPPEVDHAGYRIVQESLTNVLRHAGPDVTVSLRLVRDESGLDIEVIDDGEGGEAAEGRGLRGMRARAEALGGSLTTGPGDNGGFKVTAHLPVVQP
- a CDS encoding sensor histidine kinase, which gives rise to MSKRSTTEAGVAPARRRFGLPRLADMRIRSKLGLILIVPVLALLAVATIRLVDSSNEAFRAGDSASLAQFTQSSSALLNALQAERSKAAVQLYKDDIALGKDVESVENYTKAREKTNKAIREFRAERKSLADNSDVLLQTLEDIDNTIVYDLNGYRSSANTDPWDFLDKPVNPDKPDGARGRISNGAGGAGDLSGYSAAISFLQTVYEYALDGTTEPGLSRDLRATQLSAAADENSEQLRLLMLNMEPSGKLSSEKLRQFNQLVAARTTALLDFGRVMSTVDENDAYKKASDLTEGDADLAGNFEDEVIGKSSDETINVDHTKTQAAYDHRHDASQQFIEAVQEKSLTDANAYNSSVVTQVLVEITAVLITLVVAVLLALAIARTLVHSLRRLREGALEVAHVDLPRAVAAMRETDAANQRTPAQVVAELGDPLRMDNRDEVGTVAGAFNTVHREAVRIAAEQAALRSSVSTMFVNLARRSQGLVDQLIGHLDRLERGEQDPDRLGELFQLDHLATRMRRNDENLLVLAGADSTRVERDPAQIGDVLRAAQSEVLSYTRIEFGTILADREVQAGAINDIVHLIAELLDNATGYSPPDSAVVAEARQVRDEIVVRIIDRGIGMSQKQMDELNRQLAERAEVDISASRLMGLVVVARLAQRHNIKVTLSGEQGRGTVAEVTLPPELLTDSARRGGSRSSLPPSPTPRSNGSPAPSATTEPPASAGTDAPRGLFEPLNLPEPEQVEPFSPGSNGHKEFDPAAFDGNGSNGSSPAGVAFHPGDSDTDNLPRRKLMEVTGEIVAEVPDDPMSVALPTIRLDAAPLGEVPTDDGQAPPAWPAAGGTPTTEPVAASDRTPEIDETMELPIFREVESAWFKSSTPAPRPAHEDPPPPPQFPKKPSPSPSPKAKNAGDGGMPKRQRPSDTPKAKPAPKAKPAPAPEPTPAPEPAATSGLPQRGTPATEPPAENALWHTAADSGWQTAAEVSAKPAQESTNAGLPKRRPMERLVPGSVESPEAEPEVPRPRRDPEGVRGLLSAYHRGVQRGRGGDAR
- a CDS encoding DUF742 domain-containing protein — its product is MVLDRDDSVGTGALVRPYAVTRGRTRPRLDIAMEALVETTARGRSGGFLAGQEQQTIAGLCGVGLQSMAEIAARMQMPLGVARVLVADMAADGLLAVHEPAGISESGEDAVGTELLERVLSGLRRL
- a CDS encoding roadblock/LC7 domain-containing protein, producing the protein MTTQTGVQDLGWLLAGFAERVPGVAHAVAVSADGLLMAASRNLPRDRADQLAAVASGMVSLAQGASRCFEGGAVLQTVVEMDNGFLFLMSISDGSSFAVLASRTCDVGQVGYEMALLVDRVGQALTPEKRGGTNEGVRK
- a CDS encoding response regulator, with the protein product MIRVALAEDQELVRTGFKLLLDSEDDIVVVGEAANGGAAVALAREEKPDVLLMDIQMPLVDGLTATKLIVGDPDLDGVRVVMLTTFAADAKLFAALRAGASGYLVKDAEPHELLHGVRVVARGDGLLSASVTRRVIESFADTTATDAPDIDGLTDRETEVLGLVARGLSNAEIAGRLSMSPATAKTHVNRTMTKLGARDRAQLVIFAYETGLVVPTPR
- a CDS encoding dihydrofolate reductase family protein gives rise to the protein MAKVYTHMTMSLDGYIADPNDGIDELFEWYGAGEESVDSANEDVEFAVDSNSAELLREFTGSTGALVTGRRLFDLTDGWGDSHPVGAPVVVVTHQPPADTGKWPNTTFTDGVEAAIAAAKRIAGDEDVVIASASISAQALDLGLVDEVHVSQVPVLLGEGIPYFANLKNAPHRFDDPVVVQGKRATHLKYVVRR
- a CDS encoding GTP-binding protein; the protein is MADRPTNGRVTSAKIVIAGGFGVGKTTLVGSVSEITPLTTEAIMTSAAEKVDDNQLVSDKNTTTVAMDFGRITIDNDLILYLFGTPGQTRFWFMWDELVRGAIGAIVLVDTRRLADSFAAIDFFEHRRLPYLIAVNQFDGKLFHDIEDVREALAVAPQTPIVPCDARQRESTKSVLINLVEYVLSMHRSRTAGAAAQ
- a CDS encoding endonuclease/exonuclease/phosphatase: MSRKLGWRIALGAVALATGLAFTPLAFADDGVASANDDPSFLQVYDANVENLPEAGDTCPGDWQDLVYYMKTQDAAPDLYLIQQLSGSGDQRGDLQYLIARMEKEFGQNYDGILAQNNPGKGPQKCAPQKGYQTNGIIFRVDRFEKVKTDNNTWLAQSKSSGSCRNSDQDRTRGVKIKLRDKLANKTVTAASVHWPTAASDGPPCADVNAKETAKEMTEDGYGADQLILGGDMNYTDAGSNGGTDFRSWYKAMNGDLKGGYGFRDAVYAACAAASDPNKCRASNWTVGGKSRIDFLMAKTGAGKMPVIDGVRSPTFDEGDAAALKFEGKDDGKLNYSDHRAVQARVHY